atttgatttattaGCTTTgctatatttgtttaataaataagTCGACCTCCTACCATCTGCTGCTCAAAGAAGGGTTGTTGCCCCCTTAAAGGCACATTTACTTATACACCTGGAGCAAGGTCTGGGCTCCTGATACATTTTTTCTCTATCTTGTGGAACTTATTGCACTAGAAGCCACCTTGCTTCCTTTGTCCCCCtaccctcttctttttttttatatggggaCCATCTGAACAAGAAGAGGTACAGTGTCACCAtagtacacacacactaaagagaCCTGAGCCTATCCTAAGTGGCTCTTTCCTATGTGAGTGAGAATGTTGTGACCATTTATTTCACATTGTCCCACTATGATATTGCACTATATTTGATTTTAAACTTTCAGATGTGTATACTAGACTACATTTCTTGAACGCTAAATATTATATTAACCCTTAGGAGTAAGTCATTGAATCTTAAAGCGCTCCACAATTACACTAGTGGTGGATCATATATATTTTCCTTCACACTTAGTGCATAGATCTATTTGTTAACTAATATGATGTCCTAGTCCGATATTATTTCGCAATATAAATTTCAAACAGATCAGACATAACAATGACTCAAGTAACACGCATGAaagtttaatgtattttatatgtaaAGTTTATATGCACAAATATTAGTGGACAAATATTGTTACATgcctttttatgttgttttgtattaatcgtaaaaaaaaaaaatgtttttcttaataAAGattagttagaaaaaaaaaacatttaaaaaaatcctaAGGCTATTATATGTAATTATCAGATATCAGATATGTTTTGTAAGATTCTAACTATAGAAGATGCTCTAAGAGATATGAAAGATGTTACACATAACATGGTACTTGTGATCTTCATATGAGTATTACTGAGGCTGTGTACAGTAACACTGAACCATCAGTAACACTGTACGTACTatcaataaaagacaaaaaaacaatcAACAATTAATCTTCTGAAATGAAGCATTGCATGTACACGTGCCATTTGTTTGATTATACTCCACCTCTGTTTTTCTTAAACACAgttcaaaatatttttatataaattgatCAGTAGTCCGGAGATCAGCTATCCCAACGGATTACCAAGCAGTCATTCATATGTCTGACTGTTCATGTGCATTTAGAATTTTCAGTTGGAAATTTGTGCACACCATTTATGACTTAATAAGATGCCTTTTATTTAAAGTGAGTAAATATATGAAAATTAGGGCGATATTTAGGACACAGTTATAGGAAAGGTGCAAGTGACAAGAAAACCAGTAGAATTCTAAATGTTGTAAACAATTTGGTTCCATTATGATTTCTCCTTAGTATTTGCAGTTGAATCTCACCTGGTTTTCCTCAATAAATATATAACTTTTCGCTTAAAGAGTTAGTCTATGTTTTTGGATTACAAAGATaatgcagcaataatattgtacacaaacaaaaataaaagaataaaatattacatactTTGAAAGTGCCCTTCTGTGCAGTATTTGATTTGAAGCTATTATGGAAATGGTTCTCTGAATTGTATGAACACTGGGTGAGTGATTCAAGTAAGGTTGGTGCTACTCACTTTACATTCAAGTCACATCAGAGGGGGCTCATTCTTAATTGGGTATGGACTGATCTTATCACATACATTTCTGCCGAACAAGTTAAACAGTCAAACCCCTACCCACAATTCCAATCATCACATTCAATGATTGTAACTGCTCTAGATATTGATAACAGCCATACTGCATATACTATCTGTTTATACACAGCTCAGTTCACTGCAGTGACGGAATTAATGTAGAGATGGCCCTggtacaataaatatttttgagCCCTCCTCTAGTGCAAGCGTGATCAAAAGGCAAATCCTCATCTGTcgtacaattcccatgatgcttttccaaCTGAGAATCTATTGTTTGTCCATTTGCATggttgtatttgtgagtagtgtttgtgcatgtgaatataagcatgtttttgtatggagtgtgtgtatgtaggggtgtatttgtatgcaccATTCTCATTAGAATGCagtggtgtttgtgtttgaatgcaagggtgAGTTTGTGTGTAGTACTGGCTTTTAAGTGTAGGTGTACTTTTGTATGTAGTGtgcttatatatcattttggcattttaatatagagatatgtttgtatgtaatgtttgtgtttgcagcagTGTGCTTCTATTTAGAAACCTTGCTGCTTCTTCCTCCCCTCCTCCACTCTGAGTCTGCCTCCCTTGTGGCTCCCTCTGTATCTGGGAGGAAATGCCcgactgtcacttcctcctaggTTCGGCAATACTACAGGGGCCTGGTTAAAGCACCACAGCGCCCAACCGGGTCCCTATTCAGCATTATCCATAGGGTGGCCCAAAGAGCATGGGTCCCCTGAGTGTGCCAGCCCTGGTGTGGCTGCACTGGCGGTAGTTTTGCTGCTGGTTCACTGTTTAGTTAACTGGCCTGTGGTTTACTTCTGACAGAGCAGAGAGAATAAAACTAattgggttatttactgaagagagaatacaaagtgaatttcaaatttaaggccagagtagccccgaaaaaaattcaattttaacTATTTGACCTTGTACTTGTCATTAACtacaaatttactttgaattcccagtttagtaaaaACCCAGTTAGTTTAATTTTCTTTCCTCTGTCAGTAGTAAAACATATGCCATTGACCAAACAGTGTATAAATGGCTGTATAGTTTCTCTTTATCTGTCTTATAACagcaatgattaaaaaaaaaaaaaaaaaaaatgactgccgCTCTAACCCACTCTCAGAAATTGGAGCGTGTTTAGAATACTCCAAGTACTATTCACATTGCAGTAATGCAGAGTGTTTAGTGTGCTTAGATTGATCTTTTTATGTTGAAGTAGTCGAAATTACTGTTTTGCATTGTTCCTATATTCTCCATAACAAGACAAACATCCACTTGACTACAGAAAATATGAGACATAAAATATTTGCTCTTATGCTAACGAAAATGGTAATGATTAACGTAGTGAGATGTAAACAAACTCCCTGCTGATTCATAATTGCAACTATACCAATTTACAACATGTGCACATCATAATTAAGATTGAAGTAAAATGTGCCCCAGACACAATAAACCTGAGTTGTTGGCTTTCCACAACTTTACCATGTTGctatgcaaaatatgcaaataagcACAGACATAATTCGGTATTTAAGTTTTCTGTAagctatcttaaaaaaaaaaaacagaaacagagcATTGTCAGACctatttatttgatatattttgggTTAAAAGGATATGCCAGATAACTAAAGCACTTTCGCTTGCGGAAGTGCTTTATGAGTGAATCGTGTGACCTTTTTTCAtgctacaaaaagtgcagatttcaatagaaatgggtacttttataaataaaccttgttcACCCCCCCGGCTGACAATCGGACAACTAgtcctgttacttcttggtttgtttagcttagtggagctaaactcaagaggcagcaattgcccagtgcacctgctttgcaaagacttctcagttggctgcattgggaagtctgttgtTGGGCAGTCACTGAAAGTCTGTGTTTCAGGagatataaataaagacacagcCAGGTATTAGTGTATAGCAGCCATGTTTCAGGAGATGCCGGAAGGAAGTACACACCTCAACAGGAAACACGTGCAATAGAGAATAAACCATAGAGTTAGTTGCATGTAAACCAAACATAACATCCATAACATCTTCTTCTTTTAGTATTAATAACTCAACATTGTGAAACACTGTCCTTGTAATAACATTCTAAAGGTTAAGTCTCTTAGGTGGTTGTGAAGGTCTGCCACTATGAGTGAAGACTGGTCCAGGTTGTGCAAATAGTCTTTTAGCCCTCTCTAAAGTTACTGGACTCTTCCCACCACTTACTGGCATGCTTTGAACTTGACTGCTGTCTGGTCCTTCTTGCTCAGGGCTGTCATTAGTACTAGTCTGTGGTATCACTTCTGTACACTCTTCACTGCCGACATGTGAGTGTGTCCTTGGAATACCAGGTGTGTCTGGCTTGTCAACTGGATATTGAGAATCGGGCTTCTCAGCCACTCGCAGATCCACACGATTGTGTCGGTAGAGAGTTCCTTCGATATCCACAAGATAAGGGCGTGGTGCAACCTTTTGCAGACAGGTTCCCATTCTCCAGCGACCCGTTCGATCTCCAGGAAGTCGTTTCATATGAATTTGTTCCCCAATATTCAGTTCAGGTAAATCCCTAGCAGATGAGTCATATCTAGCCTTGAACACTTGCCTTTTAAGTCGTAACTTTTCTGGTACACCTTGTATTACAGAGGGTTCGAGTAGCTTGTTGGCTACTGGtaaggaggtctttaatctccttgACATCAGTCTTTGTGCCGGACTACTATCCATACCCTCTGTTAAAGTGTTTCTCCAATGTAAGATGGCTTTCTATGGGTCTTTACCATCACTTTTAGCTTTTTTTGCATAAATTCTTTACTATTTTCACAGCAGATTAGCTTGTGGATGACGTGGTGAAGAAGTCACATGCTCAAACTCCCATTCAGTGGCAAACTTGTCTATTGATTCACCTTCTTCTTTCTTGCAgctgccaaatatatatatatatatatatatatatatatatatctttcatatattatatatatatatctttcatatattaatttttttgcagGTCTGAAGAAAGCTTCCAATGCATCAAGGATGGCTCTAATGTCATTATTTAGCTCCTCTGTGAGGTTCAAATTATGCTTGTAAACATGGTAGCACTCACTGCCCATCACCCTCCTTGGTGTGGCTGCTTGCACTGCTGCAGGCTTTTTATTCAGCCCTGTAGCTAGGGAGTAATCCTCAAACTCAGCTCTGAAGTTATCCCACTTCATACACCATGTTTCAGGAGATATAAATAAAGACACTGCCAGGTATTGGTGTATAGCAGTCATGTTTCAGGAGATACCAGAAGGAAGTACACACCCCAACAGGAAACACGTGCAATAAAGAATAAACCATAGAGTTAGTTGCATGTAAACCAAACATAACATCCATAacagtctgggtggggttacaaggggagggtttgcaaaagctgcagacaagaggaCTGGCATTTTACTAGCAGCTTTTAGATATATctccaatgaaaatatgcataattaaatgcgtgcaagtttgttttgtttatattaagggtatatccactaaacagtgattatttTTTCTTGGGATTTTGGCAGTGGAGCATACCCTTAAGAAAGCTGTTGCCTTTCAATTGACTGTAAATAGTTTTACCATTTGGTGCTCAGTTTACATGGTGTATCAATTTAAAATAGGTATAATAGAACTAAAAATTAAATCTAATTAATTAAGGCAGGACCATTTCTTTACATgttttcagtatatatatatatatatatatatatatatatatatatatatatatattatatgttaaaagtatatatatttgagTGGTTACAGATCCTAACATATTTTTTCTACAGCTGTGATGTTGTGACGTTGGAAGGATCTGTGCTGCTTGTACAAGAATGAGTGGGTGTATTTTTGCATtaatgagggtgagtgagtgcGCCTATGCATGTGTTTGGGTAAGTGAATGCATGTTTACATGGATCATCATTAGTAGGTACATGTGTGCAGCTTTGGAACACATGACCTGTCCACTGAAATAACAGCATATGTTGATAGAAATAAATGAGAATTTTATATctaatatctatttttttcccaCTTCACACTGTTATGGTATTTTAGTAGTTAAATagtagtttttttatattttctaagtATGTTAGAACATACTGTAAAATGTCATGATTTCAGAGGTTTATTTATGATTGGTTATGCCCTAGCTCAGCCAAATCAATGGACACACGCTGAGATACAAACTCACTCATTGCTGACACACATGTACTCTCGAGCATCCACTATTAAgtacacacaacatacaaacagacaagctcCTTAAAGAACCTGTGTGCATTGTCAGGTATAGTACAAGGAGGTTATCCagtgcaggggcgtacctagagcatttggcacccggggcggaccctgagtgtggcacccccctccccccccccccataataaaaatgtaagaaaacacccacaattttttcaatgttttaatatttattgcacaaatttgtaaactgtatatcaacttgaaaaaaatggaactatgaaaaataaattaacttagaaataaatacaatttaaatagttAACATTTACTTAACAGTTAATACGCTTTCTATAAACAAAAAACAGAGATCCAAAGTGACCACTCAGTCTATTCGGCAGAGGTAATTTGCAATGATTCACATCCGCTGCCTTCGAGCCTTCATTTCTGCAAACTTATCGATTACGTCATCAAAGCCAATCTTCCTTGCATATTCATGCTCAATTGAAAGTATAGCTAGATTTGTCAACCTTGTCTCACTCATGGTTGAGCGAAAGAaattttttatcaattttaattTGGAAAAACTTCTTTCACATGAAGCAATAGACACACAGAGAGTCAAAAAGAATCTTAAACACAGTGACAAATTTGGCAGAGATTCACAATAATCCCATTTAACAATGAACTCCAGGAACTGCAATGCCGTCCATTTCTTTGCTTCTTCAACACTGATCTTGGCAGCTTCCAAATGCCTCCGAAGACGTTCAATTTCCCTAAAGATGTCTTCATCAGAGAATTCGTCAAAAATCTCAGTCAATTTTGGAGTATAATTACGAATATCTTTCTCTGTTGCCACAACCAGAGAGTTTGGCTGAATAACAGCAAACATTGAAAGGATTTTTTCAATTGCCTGGGAACGAATTTCCAACTCGTGATGAAAACGATCAAGACACTCAAACATAGCCCTTTTCATTTCCTCTGGCAATGTGAGACCAGCGTCCTTTGCCTTCTCTCCTGGCATTGATTTACGGAGCTTTACTCTCCCTCTTCTTTCCATTGAAATGTCCATTTCTTTACACGTAGTAGTTGCATAACAAATGGCCTTCTCCACAATTTCACTGCGCTGATCTGCTAGAAACGCTTTCAAACCTTGTAGTTTCACAATGCACTTTTCAAGAGTGAGTCCCACAgtttgcaaatatttctgtgtgaTATTAACTTCTTCTAGAACTTCACACCAGAAAGAAAGgtaacacaaaaaagaaaaatcacatacGGCAGACAGCAACATCTGAGACGATCCTCTTGTGTCCACATTTTCTTTGGGATTACACAATTGTTCAAGAGCTGAAGTCAGTTTTTCAAAATTTGCCCTCACTGGCTTCACAGCATCATAATGAGCGCTCCATCTTGTTTGGGAAAGTCTTTTCACTGTCACACCTAAATTCTCCATCAGCACTTCCCAACGATGTGTAGAAACCGAAAAAAAGGAATACACTCTCTCCAATGTTCCAAAAAAAGTCACACAGGAAGCAACACTTCCAAATGAGTGCACCCCACATAGGTTCAGGGAATGGTTTGCACATGGCATAAACAAAGCCTTGGGATTAAGCTCTTTTATTTTTGCCTGAACACCACCATGAATCCCTGCCATAGTTGCAGCATTATCATATCCTTGACCCCGGCAAAGGCTTATGTCTAGTCCATCTTCCTCCAGATGTTGCAGGATATTTTCTGTGAGCTCAGCAGCAGTCTTTTCAGCAACAGGAAAGAAGCCCAAGAAGGATTCCTTTACTTCAACATGGTCCCCTTCAATATGAACATATCTGATCACTTCACACATCTGATCAGTGTGGGACACATCAGGGGTGCTGTCAAAAAGAATCCCAAAGTACTTTGCTTTCTTGATATCAGCCACTATTTTGTCCTTCACATGATTTCCCAAAAGACAAATTAATTCATTCTGAATTTTTGGAGAGAAATAGGAAGTCATTCTCTTTCCAGATGCAACAGCATGTTTCAGCCTcatgaaatgttcctttaa
The nucleotide sequence above comes from Pelobates fuscus isolate aPelFus1 chromosome 4, aPelFus1.pri, whole genome shotgun sequence. Encoded proteins:
- the LOC134609367 gene encoding zinc finger MYM-type protein 1-like codes for the protein MKRNRPSGSQQRKIKKAREKSAEAMSGSILKYVAPSTSTAVGESAEDVQSVESRGEMPEVSSQEASHVKAQELEKIILSSSGESDVDEGDSSRSLHQQDSDDDDDEEEETVRLSVYSDVAAWPVPVPDVLRVDLIKRGSEPFQNRDGPFSPVERQGEKSKGKSRQLTTAWFYKALPNGEKILRTWMVYSPSKQSLFCFCCRLFAVDDKVTGASSFVTGFQLWWKLNPKVSDHEASEQHLTCLEKWKTLRAGLKLQKCIDHVHQTTVDREKRKWRDILHRLLDVTLFLAHQNLPFRGHREIMSSANKGNFLELVELLSNYDPILKEHFMRLKHAVASGKRMTSYFSPKIQNELICLLGNHVKDKIVADIKKAKYFGILFDSTPDVSHTDQMCEVIRYVHIEGDHVEVKESFLGFFPVAEKTAAELTENILQHLEEDGLDISLCRGQGYDNAATMAGIHGGVQAKIKELNPKALFMPCANHSLNLCGVHSFGSVASCVTFFGTLERVYSFFSVSTHRWEVLMENLGVTVKRLSQTRWSAHYDAVKPVRANFEKLTSALEQLCNPKENVDTRGSSQMLLSAVCDFSFLCYLSFWCEVLEEVNITQKYLQTVGLTLEKCIVKLQGLKAFLADQRSEIVEKAICYATTTCKEMDISMERRGRVKLRKSMPGEKAKDAGLTLPEEMKRAMFECLDRFHHELEIRSQAIEKILSMFAVIQPNSLVVATEKDIRNYTPKLTEIFDEFSDEDIFREIERLRRHLEAAKISVEEAKKWTALQFLEFIVKWDYCESLPNLSLCLRFFLTLCVSIASCERSFSKLKLIKNFFRSTMSETRLTNLAILSIEHEYARKIGFDDVIDKFAEMKARRQRM